One Tamlana carrageenivorans genomic region harbors:
- a CDS encoding nicotinic acid mononucleotide adenyltransferase: protein MKAIKLFLVVVLSGVFLTSCDNYREDIDPGISLNQLLGSYELWYVDINATLGYGETPWLQKAFTLSFRNGVLYANNNIAGIGETGNGFGIDVGVYDAYQMILDVDHDVDGFSTYDVYQISANRIELYNPDNDTSYFLDGYQRSNFDYDFIFYDNIHYFLQDYEAWEKIFTSNTGATNPFDAENYLRFLAGGNDETFQSSQDAIGLNPNQVFWDYTGVYGVGDVANDFYLKTLTLNYDQYGNEFFELSVIDDETISLYQPSSNTTYEFAGRGYIQYIKATDTKTGKTVLKEKKRKFKKERKDNPRDSSRVL from the coding sequence ATGAAAGCGATAAAATTATTTTTAGTAGTGGTATTAAGTGGCGTTTTTTTGACGTCCTGTGATAATTATAGAGAGGATATTGATCCTGGAATTTCTTTAAATCAATTATTAGGGTCTTACGAGTTATGGTACGTTGATATTAATGCTACCTTAGGCTATGGGGAAACCCCGTGGTTACAAAAGGCTTTTACCTTGTCATTTCGTAACGGTGTGCTTTATGCAAATAATAATATTGCTGGTATTGGCGAAACAGGTAATGGTTTTGGTATTGATGTAGGGGTTTATGATGCCTACCAAATGATTTTAGATGTAGATCATGATGTTGATGGGTTTTCTACCTACGATGTTTATCAAATTTCTGCAAACCGCATTGAGTTATACAATCCAGATAACGATACCTCTTATTTTTTAGATGGTTACCAACGCTCTAATTTTGATTATGATTTTATTTTTTACGACAACATTCATTATTTCTTACAGGATTATGAAGCTTGGGAAAAAATATTTACCAGTAACACAGGAGCAACTAATCCCTTTGATGCCGAAAATTATTTGCGCTTTTTAGCTGGAGGAAATGATGAAACCTTCCAGAGCTCACAGGATGCCATTGGATTAAATCCTAATCAAGTTTTTTGGGATTATACAGGTGTTTATGGCGTAGGTGATGTGGCTAACGATTTCTATTTAAAAACTTTAACATTAAATTATGATCAGTACGGCAATGAGTTTTTTGAATTGAGCGTTATAGATGACGAGACCATTTCGCTGTATCAGCCATCGTCTAATACAACTTATGAGTTTGCTGGTAGAGGTTATATCCAATATATAAAAGCGACAGATACCAAAACGGGTAAAACAGTCTTAAAAGAGAAAAAACGTAAATTTAAAAAAGAAAGAAAAGATAACCCACGAGATAGTTCAAGGGTTTTATAA
- a CDS encoding NAD(P)H-dependent glycerol-3-phosphate dehydrogenase, with the protein MDKPLKYAVFGAGSWATAIVKMLSENLNEIGWYMRSVYTKEHLLREQHNPNYLSSVEFHIEQLKLSNDINEIAEYADVLIFVIPSAFIHSELEKLKVDISNKIIVSAVKGIMPETELLVGEHFHDIYKVPYENIAVIAGPCHAEEVALERLSYLTISCADQNKATAIANSLSSDYIKTKITDDVIGVEYAVMLKNIYAIAAGIAHGLGYGDNFQSVLMSNAIREMKRFIKKVHKMKRNINNSAYLGDLLVTGYSVFSRNRMFGNMIGKGYTVKSAQMEMNMVAEGYYATKSAHELNLKNTKKTQMPIINAVYEILYENKNPKTVFMKLTEKLD; encoded by the coding sequence ATGGATAAACCATTAAAATATGCCGTTTTCGGAGCAGGAAGTTGGGCTACTGCCATTGTAAAGATGCTTTCTGAAAATTTGAATGAAATTGGATGGTACATGCGTAGTGTTTATACCAAAGAACACTTATTACGCGAGCAGCACAACCCCAATTACTTAAGTTCTGTAGAGTTTCATATAGAACAACTTAAATTAAGTAATGACATTAATGAAATTGCAGAATATGCCGATGTTCTTATATTCGTGATACCTTCGGCTTTTATTCATAGTGAATTAGAAAAACTGAAAGTAGACATTTCTAACAAAATTATCGTATCGGCAGTTAAAGGCATTATGCCTGAAACCGAGCTTTTGGTAGGTGAGCATTTTCATGACATCTATAAAGTACCTTACGAAAATATAGCGGTTATTGCTGGTCCTTGTCATGCTGAAGAAGTGGCTCTAGAACGTTTGTCCTACCTGACTATTTCTTGTGCCGACCAGAATAAAGCCACGGCTATTGCCAATAGCTTAAGCAGTGACTATATAAAAACTAAAATTACAGATGATGTCATTGGTGTGGAATATGCCGTTATGCTTAAAAATATTTACGCTATCGCTGCCGGAATTGCCCATGGTTTAGGTTACGGAGACAACTTCCAAAGTGTTCTTATGAGTAATGCCATTCGGGAGATGAAAAGGTTCATAAAAAAGGTTCATAAAATGAAACGTAACATTAATAATTCGGCGTATTTAGGAGATTTATTGGTAACCGGATACTCTGTTTTTTCACGCAATCGCATGTTTGGCAATATGATTGGTAAAGGCTATACTGTAAAATCGGCGCAAATGGAAATGAACATGGTGGCCGAGGGTTATTACGCCACTAAGAGTGCGCATGAACTCAATCTTAAAAATACCAAGAAAACACAAATGCCTATTATAAATGCTGTTTACGAGATTTTATATGAAAATAAAAATCCGAAGACCGTGTTTATGAAACTCACAGAAAAATTAGACTAA
- the nadD gene encoding nicotinate (nicotinamide) nucleotide adenylyltransferase — translation MKIGLYFGSFNPIHIGHMVIGNHIAEYSNLDEVWFVVTPHNPFKEKKTLLANHHRLEMVYRATEPYDKLQACNIEFNLPQPNYTINTLVHLQEKYPNKEFCLIMGEDNLKSFHKWKNHQLILENHFVYVYPRISENVIETPFDGHEKIIHINAPIMQLSSSFIRKSIAAGKNIQPMLPEHVWEYMDEMNFYR, via the coding sequence ATGAAGATTGGATTGTACTTTGGTTCTTTTAACCCCATTCATATTGGACATATGGTTATTGGAAATCACATCGCAGAATATAGTAATTTAGATGAAGTATGGTTTGTTGTAACCCCACATAACCCCTTTAAAGAGAAAAAAACACTGCTAGCAAACCATCATCGGTTAGAAATGGTATATCGAGCTACAGAACCCTATGATAAACTACAAGCCTGCAATATTGAATTTAACCTACCTCAGCCCAACTACACCATAAATACTTTGGTACATTTACAGGAAAAGTACCCTAATAAAGAGTTTTGTTTAATTATGGGAGAAGACAATCTAAAAAGTTTTCACAAGTGGAAAAACCACCAACTTATTCTTGAAAACCATTTTGTTTATGTTTACCCCAGAATTTCTGAAAACGTAATAGAAACGCCTTTTGATGGACACGAGAAAATCATACATATCAACGCCCCGATTATGCAACTGTCCTCTTCTTTTATAAGAAAATCTATTGCCGCTGGCAAAAATATCCAACCCATGCTTCCGGAACACGTTTGGGAATATATGGATGAAATGAATTTTTACAGATAA